ATCCCCATCCAGTTATGTCACATGCTCACTTGAACACTCAAAAGCTTCAATTCTACAATCATGGCTGCATCATTTAGCCCGTCTATGGAAATTGAAAAGGACTTCTTCTTTTTGTGCCAGTTGCCAAATAACACGAGATAGTATGAAGAACTTCATCGAATCTCGAAGAAGAGTTTTGTCAAGAATTAGTATAAAGACAACGAAAAGTCTTGTTCTTACATGCACAGTGATTGCTACAGGCTAGCAACCAAAGCATTTATTTTCCTCGGCAGTTTGACGGTACTGGTTTACATTAATATATAGTTACTAAGAAACTGATAATTATTACAGCTGATTCCTACAAGAaatgaaatgagagaaaaatcCACACTCGGATCCACCAACACTGTTTTCTAAACCTACCtcagaatattatttttacttctgatacatttaaatatcaatttctctcttctccgtTTGTCTTGTTCCCCGTGATTATCGACAATGTTGTAAATAAAAGTATTcataagttgaaaaacaacATTACAGGTGGAAATTAGCAAAGAAGAAATTCTTTCTTCAGCCTgtatatattttaactaattttataaattttaaaattaataattatataaacttttaataattataaaatttatagactgatataaaaaataaattctagttGTGATACTGTATCCAATCACTTATATCACATATTGGCAAGGAACACAAATGATAAATCACAGATACGCATGTTCACTAACTGGCCAAACAAGTGTAACTCACATGGCACGACATGATTGGTGTgacaaggggaaaaaaagaaaaatatatcataaattaatcTCCCAGGCACCATGACTGGACCACTTCcctttaattattgttaaaaaaaatggtataaatCTCATTTGCATTAAATTTGGGAAATTAATCGGGGGGGCAACTATTACATAATTGTATAGACTTCATATTCTGATCTGGGGGCATTTTTGACTTTGTGGCGAGCTCTTTGCAAGTATAAAACTCCCCCATCACTCTACAGCTACAGAGCAGGTGGATTAAGGcaatcttcttaattttttttagtgcatGTTTTGGAAGTAACGAAAAGAAATACCATGGAAAGTAACCCATGCTTGCTTCTCGTTGTCCTTCTCGTTGTTTCTTGTTCTGTAGTTCAAAGCGAAGCGGCTGGCAAGAGGCAAAGCGAAGCACTTGGCCATCTCTACAAGGCCAAGTACTCGAAGGGAAATCTTAGCGTTGACAATAGTCTTTTTCAAGCAATTCAACATGTAGATACATCCAGGTTTCATGCTCAAGAGGGATTAAAAGAGAAGGATAGAATAGAGAGCTTGCCGGGGCAGCCAAAAGTAGAGTTCTCGCAGTATGGAGGCTATGTTACCGTTGATAAATCTACTGGACGAGCACTCTATTATTACTTTGCCGAGGCTCAACATTCTAATAAAGAGTCTTTGCCTCTTCTTCTCTGGCTCAATGGAGGTACACCCTCTTCTCTCATCCTTCGGCGTTTTCTTTCatgctctctgttttttttttttgttttttttacttccgATATTTCAACATTATCACTTTGCCAAAACTAATGGAAAATGCTCCCTTCATGTTAAAGAGGATTAGAtggtatattaaaattaattgattgctGAGTTCCTTTAATTAGCACCCTCATTTTCTGTTTGGATCTTGGATATATAGGATCTTCTACTTTTTGTGtgttctttcttaatttttcttgttcgTTCACTGTTAATTATCAGAGAAGCAGAATATATGGAAATATCCCATAAAGTTCTCAAGTCTCCGCTCTCAAATCTTTTCATCATTGTTTGCTACCTtttcctccttttctctctcacaTGCCATGTGATTTTGCTTCTTGCTAATATCGCCACAGTCTTGCATGACAGTATAAATACAAAACCGCCGGgataaattaaataatcctGATCAGAAAGctagtttatttatttggttgtcCAATACCTTGTTTTCTTAATTAGGTGTAACTAATAATCAGAAAGAGATTCTCTTTTAGCGCAGTGAGCCCTCACCGCAATGGGCCCTGgaacttagaaaaaaaagaagaagaaaacatgaaatcaaCAACCCCACATGGTCAGCTGGCACATGATGGCTTCTCAATCCCATAATTCACTCCCATGAGGATTTCTCGCCGTTCATTATGTAACCCTCTTAATGCTATAGACTAATGATTTACAAGTAATCATTCTCTCACACTAAATGCTCAGGATCGATATAATATGTTTGTCAAGTTGAAAATCCACCGAGCACCCACTCAAGAAGAACACTACTAATATGAAAAAGGGGATTGGATTTAGTGGCTGATGGCACATATCCCTCCTTGATCACATCATTTATAACTTGACTAACGTGTAATTTGtccaaaaatatcatataaaaagacTAATTATTTGCACTCTCTACTCTACAGAAGacctcaatgtgcttagtgacggtatatatatttgcttgaatttttttaatatagaatgCTTCCCTCTTTCTCTTCTCGTCACTAGAGCAAATAACGCTTAAGTTCACTCGCATTAGCCACAAAATAATCATCTCGGCAATCTTGATGAAGAAttacttcaatatttataaacCCTGTACCGTGAATCTTGCCACCTCATCTGCGAGGCCATTTGCCAGCTTTAtagcaaaaaaccaaaattgacGCTTTGCATATTTATAATCTCTAACTAATTGCGTTTTGCGTGTTAATAATCGTTTATTAGGTAGgatattggatttaataattccCACCCCTATTTTTTAGTATGTAtgaaaattaaaccaaatgggattaaaactttaaaatggAGAGAGTatcatatttttacattttttaaaacaaaaaacaaaaacgtaTATAAATATTCCTAgacaaataaaaagtattttgcaTTTGATCAGTTCCCTAAAGCTTTGAACTCCATTGCCTCATCTCCCGTGGCCGCTGGAGAAAACCCAAAGAGAGAAGATGCTGACCCTTTCTGATGGGCACAAAACTAATACATGCTTTCTTGCTCTGTATGTGTGTTCATATACATGATGTATGCTTGTAAGttaaagagagagagtttgATATCAAAAGGCTTATTTGCCTAACAGCAtaggtttattattattatggtggtggtggtggtgtgttCTAACACAAGATTGATTTCTTTATTGTAGGCCCTGGTTGTTCATCTTTGTCATATGGTGCAATGCAAGAACTTGGACCATTTCGAGTATATAGTGATGGCCAAGCACTTTATAAAAATAGAcactcatggaattatggtataaatctttaacttttataaatggttgttaatttattattaacatctAATGTTATGTGTacaaagtgataaaaaaatggttttctttttcagctgcaaatgttttgtttcttgaatcTCCTGCGGGAGTAGGGTTTTCATACTCAAACACGACATCAGATTACAAGAAAAGTGGAGATAAAATGACTGCTGAAGATAATTATGTGTTCTTAGTGAATTGGCTAGAGAGGTTTCCTGAATACAAAGATAGAGATTTCTACATATCAGGTGAAAGCTATGCCGGGCATTATGTGCCTCAGCTTGCACACACTATTCTTTACCATAACAACAAGGCTAAGAAGACCATTGTCAATCTCAAAGGAATTCTAGTACGTATATTCTCTCTCAATCCACCTGTAATCATATTTaaggaattaaattttaaatttagactAAATCACCATTCAAAACCATCCTTTTTCCTCTGGCTAGATTTCCTCAGGAGGTCAGGTTTGGAAAATATTTGCCAACTTGCAAACAGCTTGCATTTCCTTTAAATAATTACAATACTTGACTTGCACATGAAAGCATCATTGCATtactataaattcatttaatatcAACGAAATTACtaatagaataattttattggtaatttacGGTTATTATAATTACTGATAGAATCTTTTTTGTCTGTAATTCAGATGGTATATATTGATAGAATACTTCAATCAATATATAccataaaattaaagatgaaatattcgaaatataaaaaaagaagaaagaatatttCAATTGGATTTACGCAAAACTTGGTAGATGTGGACCGGTCGGGGTGTCCTTCGGTCCCAAAGGGGGAAAAGCAGCCCACATTCCATTATTTGTGGTAGAAGTAGATTGTTCGCTAGAATCATTTATCATTATAATGTaagagattgaaaaaaagagaggaaaatctCAAGTACTGACTTGAAAAAACAACTAACATGAGTCTTACTAGTGCAAATTATTGGCTTACATAACAGTAATGTTGCATTCTCTTGTGGAAATTGCAGATTGGGAATGCAGTGATCAATGACGAAACTGATAGTATAGGGATGTATAGCTATTTCGGAAACCATGCTCTAATCTCAGATGAGATGGTtcagaaaatactaaaatcttGCGATTTCTCACCCAATGCGACATCCCAGTCTGATGAGTGCAATCAAGCAGCTGAAGCAGCAGGCAAGGATACTAGTTATATCAATATATACAACATCTATGGTCCATTGTGCCTTCGTGAGGGTACCACAGCAAAGCCTAAGAAACCTTCTGTAAGTAATtaaaacatttgttttataaaactcATAAACTATACAAAATATCCCTCCAATTAAATATTTGCCTGACTATAAATCTTGTGCCGCAGCTGGTGGATTTTGATCCATGTTCTGATTATTATGTGTATGCTTATCTTAATCGACCTGATGTCCAAGAAGCCATGCACGCCAATGTCACCAAACTCACTCATGATTGGGAACCTTGTAGTGATATCATACCAAGTTGGTCAGATAGCCCTTCAACAATTATTCCGCTACTGCAAGAATTCATGGCAAACGGCCTTCGAGTGTGGCTATTTAGGTAAAGTAATAATGAGCTTAATTGgatatatataatcatcatGATTATTCTCAATATTCTCTCATTATATCACATATGTTAGTGggttcttaattaatttttagtataatATTGTCTTGCACTTTGTTGAGTGGGGTCCTAATTAACTTGATAATAGCTAGCAAGCCTCATATGCTTCAGTGACACTTCGTACGTAAATGTTGTTAATTTACAAAAGGTAAATAagattaattatcataattgtAGCCAATGCCACTTCCAACATCTCTAATTatgtttgcttcttcttcttcttcttcttcttctatgatcATAAAGAGATATGAAGTGATCGTATGATCTATTCTAATGATAAATCTTCATTAATTGCATGTAATTTCAGTGGTGATACAGACGGAAGGGTGCCATTTACTTCAACTCAATATTCTATAAATAAGATGAAACTTCAAGTTAAAACCGAATGGCATCCTTGGTACGTCAAAGGGgaggtaagttttttttttcaccactcaaatgttttctttatttcttctccCAATTTAGCATAGGAAAACAGAAATCCAAACCAGTCCTAAAAATaggaatttatattattaatgtttGTAATTATAATCCCGAGATAAATGATACATCTTGTGATATTAATTAGTCGCAactcacaagaaaaaaaaattcataaaaaaataaaacgttCATCTTGTGCGAACAACAATAGAAATTTCAtgccacaaaaaaagaaaaagaaggaattcTATCCCCATTTATATTTCTAATCTCGAGCCAAatggtctatatatatatatcatcatgtGATAATCTTGCGTATcaagatatataattaattaatcagcaTTCAATAGTTCTACGAAAttgtagaaaaaatatgaaataattttgctttttttttttgtaggtgGGAGGATACACACAAGTGTATAAAGGAGATTTAACATTCGCCACCGTGAGAGGGGCAGGGCATCAAGTGCCAAGCTATCAGCCATTGAGAGCACTTTCATTAGTCAAGCACTTCCTTGATGGCACGCCTCTTCCAGATACTACGAGATATTAAATCCAtttctttgtaatttcattCAAACAAtcatttcttatatatatatatatatatatatatatatatatatatatataagaaatactATTCCATAAGGCTAATTAGAAAAAAGGGAAGTTTATTTCTTTCTGtatctattaattttattttgaaaatactttctttcaatttaaataaaaatatagtaaattttaaagtcttactaaaacaaattaacaagtaTCTCTAGCATTTTTGCTCTATGGATAATCTCCAAATAGgtctctaataaaaataatgttacaCAGCATGAATATGGAAGTGTATGTTTTTGAGGTttgcttttgaaaatattttttacaaaaaatattaaattaacttattaaaaatattaaattaacttattttaGTAATGTGCATGATTCTTCGCAATGAAAAATGTCTAAAATATCTTACATCACAATATTAATCCTTACTATATACAAAAACTgaactcttaaaaaatatctgATTGACTATTATATATTCTTAATAtatgtgtatgtatgtatgtatcgTATTTCTATTATTAATATGTAATTAAATTCAACCCATccctaattaagaaaaacaaaaccaacattgaaagaaattattgaaacctaaaaaattgattgaacttgtttttatttatatttaaattattaaccatataaaatctcaaataacATAGAATAAGTTTCTTAAATTACTCCTAATTTAGGAAGTACATTATTAACACTTTATTTTGCCAatgaaaactctaaaaatacttgaaaagaagctttaaaaatattcaatatataatattagacgACCCCCCCTGTTTGCCTCAGCATACAACACGtcatctggttttttttttttagattcataatttgttttttataaagttattatggTTTCATGATCtagataatatatttaactgatTAATCcagatcaatttaatttatcagtgttttaataattaaaaaagatctcGTCTCATAATATacatgagattttttatttatatttttttgtgctaGAAAACTTGTTTATAAGgtctagattttttattatataaaaaaaactaattatattcGCAACATAATACATACCAATGATCTCGtgaatactatatatatttggtgTTGCCAGATTTCTTTTGAACTACGTAATTAGTCTTGgatttgagaaattaaaaggaaatgtTTTCTGCCACTGTATATTTagaaagtaattatgatttgtaTTCGATgaattaggggtgatcattttcgattcggttcagttttcatatgaaaaaattaaccaaaccgaaattattattttttaaaatttaaaaccgaaaccaaaccgaaaccgattcaaaccgaccggtttcggtttggttttgttgttaAAAAGTCGGTAAAATCAAGAATCAAATCCCGTTTTTGGTGATTTCATGGTTCAAAATGACCGTGGATGAGGGATAAGCTGGTGCTGAACAAAAACCCCAAGACTCAGAGATTCAAATCCATATTTCGATGCAGAAGACAATCCATTATTGTCCAGAGATGTAGTGAGACAACTCCTCGTGGGAAGAGGAGCGGGAAGCACACTACAAATGAAACTCCTAGGAGTTTGAGTCAGAAATTTAGGCCAAAATCCTTTGATGAATTGGTGGGATAAAATGTAGTGGTAAGATCTCTTTTGGGTGCCGTTTCTAAATGAAGGATAACCTAAATTGCCTCTCACATGAGTACAAACCATATGGTGTCTGCCGAGAATGTGTTGCGTTCTTTTCTGGGAAGAGTTGGGATGTAAAAGAATGTGGCAGCTGCAAGTGTTGGAGtattgttttagggtttaggttagtGACTATTTATACTATCTTtttatagtcttttttttttagagttatgTGGTTGAATCGGTTCGGTTCATTCCGGTTCAATCAGTTCTAGGCATttaaaactgaaccgaactagaaattcttttgggttttctaattagttaagttattttttttcttggttcggttttttcggttaatttttttttcgatttaatcggtttttcgagttttttgctcacccctatgaTAGATAACTACGAAAAGATCTTGTTATTTGGTTTTGACAGTCACGTTTATAAATAGAGAATCTGgtttaccttttaatttgatatatatatatatatgtatatatatatatatatatatatatatatatatatatatagattttcaAATTCCtggttgattttttctttctggtAATTAAATAGGGGTCAAGGACATCTTAGACATTTGCCTTCAGACCTGAGTAAATTAAaggattttattgattttcttctctctttttttatcgtTAGGGACCTTTTGGAGGCTACCACTATTTATAAggagatattattatttttcccagaaaaatagaaaatggaACCGCAAATGGCTGCGGGACCGGAAACAATACTTGATTGATTCGGTCTTATCAAGACAGGCACAAGCACCTGGAAACTCGCATCCTTTTAGTTCCAGGAACAATGGTCAAACACCTGAATTTCGAAGCTGAGACAAGCTAACGTTATCAGAAAAAAAGTACGAGGATGTCTTTCCCGCTAACATTCTATTAACCTGGTCAAAGGGATCTCAGAAATTAACTGTGGAATCGGACTCTGCTATTGTTATCGATCTTATcacaaagaataaataaatattaacagAAATTACAGCCTCATCATGAAAGCTAGGGACCTGTTAGCAAGGGAGTGGGAGGTTTATAGGAAAGCGAATTTTATAGCGGACTGTGTAGCAAAATTTATgggaaattttgtatttttgatgACCCACCTGCGGATATTCTTACCactataatcaaaataataataataaaaaagtaaattcttaaaatacctgtgaattttgtttttttgggtgatTTTTGGAGAAACTagtattttagaattttgttttttattagtttttttcattggaaactaggattttttttatgtgagtgATCCTGATTTCCTATATTAGTCATAGCTGCATTATTTGATAAGcataataaattcatattcCATGATCGATCTTCTtaaccttttcttctcttttgattATTTGGATCTCTTTCTAGAATAAGATTTGATTATATATCCATATCAAGCACCATTAACATCAAAACTagaatttatttataggatgCCACTAATCACCCTAAAATCTCTTGCACTCCATACATTGTTGCTATTTATTAGAATGATAATGGCtaatatttatagaaaacaaattatataaattaagggATGGATATTTGTTTCCAGAAAGAAATTAAGGTTTCATAAATAGGATCAGGAATTTAATGAAACGGTCAGTGAATATCATCTCTCAGCCGTGGGTTCTCCTTGTAGTCTCATGCTAGGTTATTCCAGTtacaatatcatataaaaatttaaaaaatttgtccAAAAACCAAGCCCCCTAAACCTTTTCTtgctttccattttcttttttctcggttttttatgttttgaggaGAGGGAGAAAGAAAAACACGATGGGAAAGATACCTTGTTTGCTTCTTGTTTTCATTGTAACTCTTTCACGTTCTGTAGCTCAAAGTCATGGCATCAAGAACCAAGGCGAAGCACTTGACAATCTCTACAAAGCCAAGTTTAGTAGAGATTCCAGAATTGATACAGGTCCTTTCGAGGTACTTGATACGAGCCAATTTGAGGTGATGAATATGCTTTTAGATGAATCAGAAGTTCATCCTCGTCAAAAGGGATCAAAGGAGAAAGATAGAATCAAAATGTTGCCCGGACAACCCCGTGTCAACTTTTCACAATACGGTGGTTATGTTACTGTTAATGAATCTGCAGGTTCAGCactgtattattattttgttgaagcTGATCAACATTCAAAGGAGTCGGCATTGCCTCTTCTTCTTTGGCTAAATGGAGGTAATTTGTTGCTCTTTACCCTATTTGCAATTGTCATTGCCATCATCTTCAAAAGACTTCGAGTTCTTTATTTGTTGCTTCATTTGGAAACAGATTGAGTGCCTACGAAATATTGATGCTGTAtgtataaataagtttttcatACAAAATTCGCATATAATTTTTCATCCACGCCTTACTATCTATCAATTATAAGTTTAACATAAAAATTCTATTtgcaaatcattaaaaaaaatttcaacttgacCGTTCATGTTATTTCTTAATTAGCACCTTAATTTTgttattcctttcttttctttttctttttcatatttgagACCAGACAAAATATGACATGTCATGACTCTTATATGCGTGAAAGTATAtttagtaatatatatatagcatggTTCATGTAAAACATGATTTATGTTAGCTTAATGATTGTGTtgtggtgattattttttaaattaatttttatttaatttaaatatggtatttatttttttctattaggtaatgtttgttttgttgtcaaattatgtttttttttttaaaaaaaatattatttttatatttttaaatcgtgttgatatgctaatgttaaaaataaatttaaaaaaataaaaaaattattttaatgtatttttaaatgagaaaacactttaaaaaataacatttattataatatcatacactatctttaaaaaaaaaatacgacaTTCATGAGCTtgcttcatttaaaaaaataaatgaaaacttaGGTAGAGTTGATTTTTGACGAGGCAGCTTAATATGAACGCAGGCCCAGGTTGTTCATCACTGGGATATGGGGCAATGGAAGAGCTTGGACCATTTCGTGTACACAGCAATGGGAAAACTCTTTACAGAAACAAGTATTCATGGAATAAGGgtatgttttatctttttttctttcaattgaatgATTTTCGAAACGAGGTTAGTCTTCCTCGGGAATTTTTCATAAACTAACTTAAGCCTCTCCTTTTAAGTTGCAAATGTTTTGTTCTTGGAGTCCCCTGCTGGAGTAGGGTTTTCATACTCTAATGCAACATCGGACTACACTTACACTAGTGGAGATAGAGAAACAGCTGCACAAAATTATATGTTCCTTGTAAATTGGTTGGAAAGATTTCCCGAATACAAAGACAGAGATTTTTACATAGCCGGAGAGAGCTACGCGGGACACTACGTGCCTCAACTTGCAGATACTATTCTTCATTATAATAAGAAGGCTAAGAGGAGTGTCGTCAACCTCAAAGGAATCATGGTGTGTGTCTCCCCTCctctaatttcttcttttttaacacATAAACCTATTTCTTCCCTTCCCTTTCACGTATCagcttattttcttcttaactGAGAAATTATTTGATACCTGTCAAGACCTGATTTATGTCTTTGACCTTCGTTTAAcaacttgattttaattttaaagcaGAGtagttttttgatattaaacagCTTGCACATAATTCATAGAACTCTCATCCATCGCAGaagcttaagttattagataaataaatctttcgacacctgaaaatatttttttttccagcattgCAGTCAATTtgttagtaatattttattccATCTCTTTGGTGCAGATTGGAAATTCTGTGATCAATGATCATACCGATATGCAAGGGATGTACGACTTCTTTGGAACACATGCTATAACTTCAAATGAGAACTTCCGTAAAATTCAACACTACTGTAATTTCTCAAGTGCCGGTAGTTTATATAAAGAGTGCCAAGAAGCCATGGGCAAAGCAGATACAGATGTTAGTGTCATTGACATTTACAACATCTATGGCCCCTCATGCTTCAACAGTAATCTCACGTCCAAGCCAAAGAAGACATCAGTAAGTGAATGAAcgttcttaaaaatatatatatacttcgTTCAAGTTTTCACTTATTTTTGGGTCAATTATTTCACAATTCTTCAACtctaattttcatgaaaaaataccttaaaaaagtAGGATTTGAATGTAAAGTGACTAAAATAAACTTactcataatttaaaatattttggagtTTTAAGTAATTCTGGATATGTGACTTGACTTGAATGATTTTTGGTGCAGCCGATGAACTTCGATCCCTGCAGCGATTCTTATGTATTGGCTTATCTTAATAGACCGGATGTCCAAGAAGCCATGCATGCCAATGTGACCAAACTTGCTTACGATTGGCAACCATGCGGCGGTTTTAA
This region of Populus trichocarpa isolate Nisqually-1 chromosome 9, P.trichocarpa_v4.1, whole genome shotgun sequence genomic DNA includes:
- the LOC7467353 gene encoding serine carboxypeptidase-like 40 isoform X2, translating into MGKIPCLLLVFIVTLSRSVAQSHGIKNQGEALDNLYKAKFSRDSRIDTGPFEVLDTSQFEVMNMLLDESEVHPRQKGSKEKDRIKMLPGQPRVNFSQYGGYVTVNESAGSALYYYFVEADQHSKESALPLLLWLNGGPGCSSLGYGAMEELGPFRVHSNGKTLYRNKYSWNKVANVLFLESPAGVGFSYSNATSDYTYTSGDRETAAQNYMFLVNWLERFPEYKDRDFYIAGESYAGHYVPQLADTILHYNKKAKRSVVNLKGIMIGNSVINDHTDMQGMYDFFGTHAITSNENFRKIQHYCNFSSAGSLYKECQEAMGKADTDVSVIDIYNIYGPSCFNSNLTSKPKKTSPMNFDPCSDSYVLAYLNRPDVQEAMHANVTKLAYDWQPCGGFNWVDSASTVLPLLKEFMANGLRVWVFSGDTDGRVPVTSSQYSINEMNLPIKTQWHPWFSDQESRLVGMYKYTKGT
- the LOC7467353 gene encoding serine carboxypeptidase-like 40 isoform X1, which codes for MGKIPCLLLVFIVTLSRSVAQSHGIKNQGEALDNLYKAKFSRDSRIDTGPFEVLDTSQFEVMNMLLDESEVHPRQKGSKEKDRIKMLPGQPRVNFSQYGGYVTVNESAGSALYYYFVEADQHSKESALPLLLWLNGGPGCSSLGYGAMEELGPFRVHSNGKTLYRNKYSWNKVANVLFLESPAGVGFSYSNATSDYTYTSGDRETAAQNYMFLVNWLERFPEYKDRDFYIAGESYAGHYVPQLADTILHYNKKAKRSVVNLKGIMIGNSVINDHTDMQGMYDFFGTHAITSNENFRKIQHYCNFSSAGSLYKECQEAMGKADTDVSVIDIYNIYGPSCFNSNLTSKPKKTSPMNFDPCSDSYVLAYLNRPDVQEAMHANVTKLAYDWQPCGGFNWVDSASTVLPLLKEFMANGLRVWVFSGDTDGRVPVTSSQYSINEMNLPIKTQWHPWFSDQEVGGYVQVYKGDLTFATVRGAGHMVPSIQPVRALSLISHFLSGTPLP
- the LOC7482309 gene encoding serine carboxypeptidase-like 40, with protein sequence MESNPCLLLVVLLVVSCSVVQSEAAGKRQSEALGHLYKAKYSKGNLSVDNSLFQAIQHVDTSRFHAQEGLKEKDRIESLPGQPKVEFSQYGGYVTVDKSTGRALYYYFAEAQHSNKESLPLLLWLNGGPGCSSLSYGAMQELGPFRVYSDGQALYKNRHSWNYAANVLFLESPAGVGFSYSNTTSDYKKSGDKMTAEDNYVFLVNWLERFPEYKDRDFYISGESYAGHYVPQLAHTILYHNNKAKKTIVNLKGILIGNAVINDETDSIGMYSYFGNHALISDEMVQKILKSCDFSPNATSQSDECNQAAEAAGKDTSYINIYNIYGPLCLREGTTAKPKKPSLVDFDPCSDYYVYAYLNRPDVQEAMHANVTKLTHDWEPCSDIIPSWSDSPSTIIPLLQEFMANGLRVWLFSGDTDGRVPFTSTQYSINKMKLQVKTEWHPWYVKGEVGGYTQVYKGDLTFATVRGAGHQVPSYQPLRALSLVKHFLDGTPLPDTTRY